The Streptococcus mitis region ACTTTTTGGGCGCGAAGTTGATCACGACGGTGAACAATGGTAACAGTCTTGGCAAAACGAGTTAAGAAGAGGGCTTCTTCAACAGCTGAATCTCCACCACCGACTACCAACAAATCTTGGTCACGGAAAAAAGCACCATCACACACGGCACAGTAAGAAACACCACGACTGTTCAGTTCTTCTTCTCCAGGCACTCCCAAAGGACGGTGTTTAGAACCAGTTGCTATGATAACTGTACGTGTTTCATATGTTTGGTCATCAGTAATCACTTTCTTAAAATCACCATGGTCTTCTACATTTTCAACATAACCATAAATGTGCTCAACACCAAGATTTTCAAGCGGTTCAAACATCTTTTCAGCCAATTCTGGCCCACTAATATTAGCGTATCCAGGGTAATTTTCAATATCAGATGTATTATTCATCTGACCACCTGGCAGACCACCTTCAATCAAGGCTACTTTTAAATTGCTTCGAGCAGCATACAAGGCCGCAGTCATCCCTGCAGGTCCAGCACCGATAATAATAGTATCGTACATATAGATTCCTTCTTTCTTGTTGTAACT contains the following coding sequences:
- the trxB gene encoding thioredoxin-disulfide reductase: MYDTIIIGAGPAGMTAALYAARSNLKVALIEGGLPGGQMNNTSDIENYPGYANISGPELAEKMFEPLENLGVEHIYGYVENVEDHGDFKKVITDDQTYETRTVIIATGSKHRPLGVPGEEELNSRGVSYCAVCDGAFFRDQDLLVVGGGDSAVEEALFLTRFAKTVTIVHRRDQLRAQKVLQDRAFANEKISFIWDSVVKEIKGENRVESVVFENVKTGQVTEQAFGGVFIYVGLDPLSDFVKELNIQDQAGWIVTDNHMKTVVDGIFAVGDVRLKDLRQVTTAVGDGAIAGQEAYKFITEHS